One window of Elusimicrobiota bacterium genomic DNA carries:
- a CDS encoding TadE family protein, whose amino-acid sequence MKKLFPVPCSLFPASKGQAFAEFLIALIVLPLFITGTITIARMFIVNMRLHQAARHGAFLMATRRVTWTNARSEVMKYFTTGWPKFNTSNITITHKNVRVGMVAGDEVTVNYRLKVFDLGKLSFWGGTPKIEKRVSQSAVCGKASF is encoded by the coding sequence ATGAAAAAACTGTTCCCTGTTCCCTGTTCCCTGTTCCCTGCCTCTAAAGGTCAGGCATTTGCTGAATTTCTGATTGCGTTGATTGTGCTTCCGCTTTTTATCACAGGCACAATCACGATTGCGAGAATGTTCATCGTTAATATGCGACTGCATCAAGCAGCGAGACACGGTGCGTTCCTGATGGCAACCCGCCGGGTTACATGGACAAATGCCCGTAGTGAAGTAATGAAGTATTTTACTACGGGCTGGCCTAAGTTTAATACATCAAATATAACGATTACACATAAAAATGTAAGGGTAGGAATGGTTGCAGGCGATGAGGTTACCGTCAACTATCGTCTGAAAGTTTTTGATTTAGGAAAACTTTCATTCTGGGGTGGAACACCTAAAATAGAAAAAAGGGTTTCACAGTCTGCTGTTTGTGGTAAAGCATCTTTCTAA